A genomic segment from Flavobacterium inviolabile encodes:
- a CDS encoding TonB-dependent receptor, producing the protein MRTQPFLVLCFLVVCHFGFSQNKLSGKVTNEKQQPLNGAHIHAGDKSAASNPMGEYEIRNLPDGNQKIFISYVGYKTLDTLVNINDNVVLNVMLKPDITALKEVVIREKGNAPKTTASEQKIKSETIERYSNQTLGDALKEVAGVSILKTGSTIVKPVINGLHSSRVPIINNNVRLEDQQWGAEHAPNMDINSAGKITVIKGASSLQYGGDAVGGIVIIEPLSVKKDTLFGKTIVNMVSNGRGGSITSSLHKGNSKGWAWNVLGTFKYLGDREAPDYVLSNTGNRESNFSGDLKYIGDDYSITGFYSFYKAQIGILRASHIGNSTDLVNSINNQAPAYIADFTYTLNAPRQEVEHHLAKINFHKKLDPNSQLEVQYAYQFNNRLEYDLRRGDNANKAALDLDLTTHALQADWKRETDNWQTKIGVNAAYQTNYASPATGIRPLIPNYDKYDAGAYAVVSHSFSDDFTLEGGLRYDYSRVEATKFYLKSRWEERGYNNDFQNIIVGEEGNQWLTKPTFSFHNVSGSIGARKEFGDHWSWLNNISLATRNPNPSEFFSDGLHHSTGMIELGDLRLKKEKALKFSSALSRKGETFSFEINPYLNSISDFMYLTPIGQETTIRGAFLVWEYRQTNARLLGIDVHSNWKINSNFEHDFALAYVNGRDLTNSKALIDMPPLNISNALRFTKKEWNRLQLELKSELVFRQNQYPDNNFITNTIANNQFVPTLVDISTPPKAYHLLHFNSEMKLKAFKGIQTTVGLSVQNIFNTNYRDYLNRQRFFADELGRNFQLQLKFNY; encoded by the coding sequence ATGCGAACACAACCTTTCCTTGTTCTCTGTTTTTTAGTTGTTTGCCACTTTGGTTTTTCGCAGAACAAACTGTCCGGAAAAGTTACCAATGAAAAGCAGCAACCGTTAAACGGGGCACATATTCACGCAGGCGATAAAAGTGCTGCCTCTAATCCTATGGGAGAATATGAAATCAGGAATTTACCGGACGGTAATCAGAAGATTTTCATTTCCTATGTGGGTTACAAAACACTGGATACCCTTGTCAACATCAATGACAATGTGGTACTGAACGTTATGCTCAAACCCGACATTACCGCTTTAAAAGAAGTGGTCATCAGGGAAAAAGGCAATGCGCCCAAAACAACCGCTTCCGAGCAGAAAATAAAGAGTGAAACCATCGAACGGTACAGCAACCAGACCTTAGGGGACGCCTTAAAAGAAGTTGCCGGGGTTTCCATTCTTAAAACCGGAAGCACTATTGTTAAACCGGTAATCAACGGGCTGCACAGCAGCCGCGTACCGATTATCAACAACAATGTCCGCCTGGAAGACCAGCAGTGGGGCGCAGAACATGCCCCGAATATGGACATTAATAGTGCCGGGAAAATCACCGTTATTAAAGGTGCCTCAAGCCTGCAATATGGTGGTGATGCCGTGGGCGGAATTGTTATTATCGAACCTTTATCGGTAAAAAAAGATACTTTATTTGGTAAAACAATTGTGAATATGGTTTCCAATGGCCGCGGCGGGAGTATCACTTCCAGCCTGCACAAAGGAAACAGCAAAGGTTGGGCATGGAACGTTTTAGGTACTTTTAAATATTTGGGCGACAGAGAAGCGCCCGATTATGTACTGTCCAATACCGGAAACCGGGAGTCCAATTTTTCAGGCGACCTGAAATATATCGGGGACGATTATTCCATTACCGGTTTTTATAGTTTCTATAAAGCCCAGATTGGTATTTTAAGAGCTTCCCATATAGGAAATAGTACTGATTTGGTTAATAGTATCAACAATCAGGCTCCTGCTTATATTGCGGATTTCACCTATACGCTCAATGCGCCCAGACAGGAAGTGGAACACCACCTGGCTAAAATTAATTTCCATAAAAAACTGGATCCCAACAGCCAGCTGGAGGTACAATATGCCTATCAGTTTAACAACCGTCTGGAATATGACCTGCGTCGTGGCGACAATGCTAACAAGGCAGCGCTCGACCTGGATTTAACAACGCATGCGCTGCAGGCAGACTGGAAACGGGAAACAGACAACTGGCAAACAAAGATTGGCGTAAATGCCGCCTATCAGACAAATTATGCCAGTCCTGCAACCGGAATCCGTCCCTTAATTCCAAATTATGACAAATATGATGCGGGTGCTTATGCTGTCGTATCCCATTCCTTTTCGGATGATTTCACGTTAGAAGGTGGACTTCGCTATGATTATTCACGGGTGGAAGCAACCAAATTTTACCTGAAATCCCGCTGGGAAGAACGCGGTTATAACAACGATTTCCAGAATATTATTGTGGGTGAAGAAGGTAACCAATGGTTGACAAAACCGACCTTTTCTTTCCATAATGTATCCGGAAGTATCGGAGCCCGAAAAGAATTCGGCGATCACTGGAGCTGGTTAAACAACATTAGCCTGGCGACCCGGAATCCAAATCCTTCGGAGTTTTTCAGCGACGGACTGCACCATTCCACCGGTATGATCGAGTTGGGAGATTTGCGCCTGAAAAAAGAAAAAGCGCTTAAATTTTCATCCGCTTTATCCCGTAAAGGAGAAACCTTCTCTTTTGAGATCAATCCATACCTGAATAGCATTTCCGATTTTATGTACCTGACTCCTATCGGTCAGGAAACAACGATTCGCGGTGCTTTCCTGGTTTGGGAATACCGTCAGACAAATGCCCGCCTGCTGGGTATTGATGTTCATTCCAACTGGAAAATCAATTCGAATTTCGAACACGATTTTGCACTGGCTTACGTAAACGGAAGGGATCTTACAAACAGCAAGGCATTAATAGACATGCCGCCGTTAAACATTAGCAATGCCCTGCGCTTTACGAAAAAAGAGTGGAACCGTTTACAACTGGAATTAAAGAGCGAGCTGGTTTTCCGTCAGAACCAGTATCCGGATAATAACTTTATCACCAATACCATTGCAAACAATCAATTTGTTCCCACGCTGGTCGACATCAGTACGCCGCCAAAAGCGTATCATTTGCTGCATTTCAATTCCGAAATGAAATTAAAAGCCTTTAAAGGGATCCAGACCACCGTCGGATTATCCGTTCAGAATATTTTCAACACAAACTATAGAGACTACCTGAACCGTCAGCGCTTTTTTGCCGACGAACTGGGTAGAAATTTTCAACTACAATTAAAATTCAATTATTAA
- a CDS encoding type 1 periplasmic binding fold superfamily protein yields the protein MKNFKIAALAIIAIISFASCSKDDNAAPQAVNEEEVITTVTATFTGGGQVITLVSRDLDGDGPNAPVVTVSGNFQANTTYNGTLTFMNEAASPAEDITPEIIEEGVDHQIFYRKTGNLNAFEYAATADNFDSNGKPIGLKSVFTTTNAASGTVTITLRHLPNKNGAGVSGGDITNAAGGTDAEVTFPVTVQ from the coding sequence ATGAAAAATTTCAAAATAGCCGCTTTAGCCATAATCGCCATCATTTCTTTCGCTTCCTGTTCCAAAGACGACAATGCAGCGCCACAGGCCGTTAACGAAGAAGAAGTAATTACAACCGTAACGGCAACATTTACCGGCGGCGGACAGGTGATTACATTAGTGTCCCGTGATCTGGACGGAGACGGTCCTAATGCACCGGTAGTAACGGTTTCGGGTAATTTCCAGGCCAATACTACCTACAACGGTACGCTTACTTTTATGAACGAAGCTGCCTCTCCGGCTGAAGATATCACTCCGGAAATCATCGAAGAAGGTGTGGATCACCAGATTTTCTATAGAAAAACCGGTAATTTAAATGCTTTCGAATATGCCGCTACTGCTGATAATTTTGACAGCAACGGAAAACCAATCGGATTAAAATCGGTATTTACCACAACAAATGCTGCTTCCGGAACGGTTACCATTACCTTAAGACATTTACCAAATAAAAACGGTGCCGGAGTTTCTGGCGGTGACATTACCAATGCTGCCGGTGGAACGGATGCTGAAGTTACTTTCCCGGTAACGGTGCAATAA